The Bombus fervidus isolate BK054 chromosome 8, iyBomFerv1, whole genome shotgun sequence genome window below encodes:
- the L(2)dtl gene encoding WD40 domain-containing protein denticleless yields the protein MNLVHSIVEREKGSASIHDYDVALYRLKCYKDDVYKGITPNTDALDFNPEPPVFACRFCTTKGYEQIIALANEDGKIALQDTDIKSMSNQPLEGTQAHRNAIFDVAWMPGELKLVTASGDHTARLWDVSGSEIRQIDCFHAHIRSVKTAVFRYQDQAVFATGARDGSIMVWDIRANHYERPKPDNCIINAHNVGNISNGRQRRVITHSSRAQSITGLVFQDDFTLISCSAGDGLIKVWDLRKNYTVHKKDPLAKHTMNYTGHSTRNGFSSLLICPATITLYASCMDNIIYAYNISSYNPKPIAEFYGHQNRTYYVKSCLSPDGRYLASGSSDELAYIWHTNKPGAPIVQLLGHTEEVTCIAWCSVRETKIVTCSDDSCHRIWRVGHEHKLDNEEIEIRGRAEAILNKNPLENLKLETTPTITRRWVISQEHTPGSDTTPNATPGPSSSDAYNQVEDSKNQCNVTTSMKRNYFQMMSGSWSDGKFKSVLSPIQENLTSARVAKRIHLENRGARRLFSPCNDNSSLLNRGYESDEPSTSSSSRENRNNEIHFSPTLNLPNFVIDGTAPHLLQLSPEKYKENVDWLTRIRREKYGKVRKTLSEKSASPVSCTVLARRNTRSRSTEPQKVSKMPRNSPLSLLNFFKVTGKDCETNMCCDDNVIPSAKS from the exons ATGAATTTAGTGCATTCTATTGTAGAACGAGAAAAAGGATCTG CATCAATACACGATTATGATGTTGCTTTGTATCGTTTGAAGTGTTATAAAGATGATGTGTATAAAGGTATAACACCAAATACAGATGCACTGGATTTTAATCCAGAACCACCAGTTTTTGCATGCCGATTTTGTACTACAAAAGGATACGAACAAATAATTGCTTTAGCTAATGAAGATGGAAAGATTGCATTACAAGATACAGATATTAAAAGTATGTCAAATCAACCATTGGAAGGAACACAG GCACATCGTAATGCAATATTTGATGTTGCTTGGATGCCAGGAGAATTGAAACTGGTTACAGCATCTGGAGATCATACTGCTAGACTTTGGGATGTATCTGGTTCTGAAATAAGACAAATTGATTGTTTCCATGCTCATATTAGAAGTGTTAAGACTGCAGTGTTTCGTTATCAGGATCAAG cTGTATTTGCAACTGGAGCTAGAGATGGCTCTATCATGGTATGGGATATTAGAGCTAATCATTATGAACGACCTAAACCagataattgtattattaatgcACATAATGTTGGAAATATAAGTAATGGACGACAGCGTAGGGTAATCACTCATTCATCCAGAGCACAAAGTATTACTGGTTTGGTATTTCAAGATGATTTCACTTTAATTTCATGTTCTGCTGGAGATGG TTTAATAAAAGTCTGGGATTTGCGTAAAAACTATACTGTTCACAAAAAAGATCCTTTAGCTAAACATACAATGAATTATACTGGACATAGTACAAGAAATGGATTTTCGTCATTGTTAATATGTCCTGCAACAATTACACTATATGCAAGTTGTAtggataatattatatatgcatataatatatcatcTTACAATCCTAAACCAa TTGCAGAATTTTATGGACATCAAAATCGTACTTATTATGTTAAAAGTTGTTTAAGTCCTGATGGACGTTATCTTGCTAGTGGTTCCAGTGATGAACTTGCATATATTTGGCACACAAACAAACCAGGAGCCCCAATTGTACAACTCTTAGGACATACAGAAGAGGTTACTTGCATTGCTTGGTGTAGTGTTCGAGAAACAAAA aTAGTGACATGTTCTGATGATTCGTGCCATCGAATTTGGAGAGTTGGTCATGAACATAAACTAGATaatgaagaaatagaaatacgtGGTCGTGCAGAAGCTATCCTTAATAAAAATCCATTGGAAAATCTAAAACTTGAAACTACACCAACTATTACACGGCGTTGGGTTATATCTCAAGAACACACACCAGGATCTGATACCACACCTA aTGCTACACCTGGACCAAGTTCATCAGATGCTTACAATCAAGTAGAAGATAGTAAAAATCAGTGTAATGTTACTACTtcaatgaaaagaaattattttcaaatgatGAGTGGATCCTGGTCTGATGGAAAATTTAAGTCAGTTTTATCTCCTATACAAGAAAACCTCACATCTGCTCGCGTTGCAAAACGTATTCATTTAGAAAATCGCGGTGCACGAAGATTGTTTAGTCCATGTAATGATAATAGTTCGTTACTGAACAGAGGCTACGAATCTGATGAACCCAGTACAAGTTCATCTAGTAGAGAAAACAGGAATaacgaaattcatttttcaccTACGTTGAATCTTCcaaattttgtaattgatGGGACAGCGCCGCATTTACTTCAATTATCTCCagaaaagtacaaagaaaatgTCGATTGGTTAACAAGAAtacgaagagaaaaatatggaaaagtCAGAAAAACATTATCAGAAAAGTCGGCTAGCCCTGTTTCTTGTACAGTGCTTGCTAGGAGAAATACTAGATCACGATCGACAGAACCACAAAAAGTGTCTAAAATGCCGAGAAATTCTCCTCtctctttattaaatttctttaaagttACTGGAAAAGACTGTGAAACAAATATGTGTTGTGATGATAATGTAATACCTTCTGCAAAATCTTAA
- the Mtpbeta gene encoding mitochondrial trifunctional protein beta subunit codes for MHSLAKNSFLMKRGFPKYGSAVNYLKTNKFYATKSNHAAKNIVYIDGVRTPFLQSGTSYKNLMAYDLARQSLVALQDKIKFPKEIVEYIVYGTVMQEIRTSNIAREAALAAGYSDHTPAHTVTMACISSNQALTTGMGLIACGVYEVIVAGGVEFMSDIPIRHSRRMRSLMLQANKAKSIGQKLQLLTSIRPSYFVPDLPAVAEFSSNETMGHSADRLTAAFGISRKEQDEYALRSHTLAAKAQQQGYLTDIVPYKVPNVSEVVNKDNGIRVSTLEQLEKLKPAFVKPYGGVTAANASFLTDGASAALIMTEEKALQLGLTPKAYLRNFNYVSQDPVDQLLLGPTYVIPKILQKAKLNVKDVGVWEIHEAFAGQILANLKALDSDWFAQNYLGRSSKVGVPDLNKWNAWGGSLSIGHPFAATGIRLATHTANRLIKEDQQFGLIAACAAGGQGVGMIMERYPGAKV; via the exons atGCATTCTCTCGCAAAAAATAGTTTTTTAATGAAGAGAGGGTTTCCTAAATATG GTTCTgcagtaaattatttaaaaacaaataagtTTTATGCGACTAAAAGCAATCATGCTGCTAAAAACATTGTATATATTGATGGTGTAAGAACACCATTTTTGCAATCTGGAACAAGTTATAAAAACTTGATGGCATATGATCTTGCCAGACAATCATTAGT gGCCTTGCaagacaaaattaaatttcctaaaGAAATTGTTGAATACATTGTTTATGGTACAGTAATGCAAGAAATAAGAACTTCAAATATTGCTAGAGAAGCAGCTTTAGCAGCAGGATACAGTGATCATACTCCTGCACACACTGTAACAATGGCATGCATCAGTAGTAATCAAGCTCTTACAACTGGTATGGGTTTGATTGCATGTGGTGTGTATGAAGTGATCGTTGCAGGTGGAGTGGAATTCATGTCAGATATACCAATTAGACATAGTAGACGTATGAGATCACTGATGTTACAAGCTAATAAGGCAAAATCAATTGGGCAAAAGTTACAACTTCTTACTAGTATTAGACCGTCATATTTTGTACCAGAT TTACCTGCAGTAGCTGAATTTTCTAGTAATGAAACCATGGGACATAGTGCTGATAGATTAACAGCTGCATTTGGAATTTCAAGGAAAGAACAGGATGAATATGCTTTGCGTTCACATACTTTAGCTGCTAAAGCACAACAACAAGGATACCTCACAGATATAGTTCCCTATAaag TTCCAAATGTAAGTGAGGTAGTAAATAAAGACAATGGTATTCGTGTTTCAACACTTgaacaattagaaaaattaaaaccaGCATTTGTTAAACCATATGGAGGAGTTACTGCTGCTAATGCATCTTTTTTAACTGATGGAGCATCAGCAGCTTTGATAATGACAGAAGAAAAAGCTCTTCAACTTGGTCTTACTCCAAAAgcatatttaagaaatttcaattatgttTCCCAGGATCCTGTTGATCAATTGCTCTTAGGACCAACCTATGTTATACCAAAA ATACTCCAAAAAgcaaaattaaatgttaaagaCGTCGGAGTGTGGGAAATACATGAAGCTTTTGCTGGACAAATTTTAGCTAATTTAAAAGCATTAGATTCTGATTGGTTTGCACAAAATTACTTAGGAAGGTCTTCAAAAGTAGGAGTACCAGATCTTAATAAATGGAACGCATGGGGTGGATCTTTATCAATTGGTCATCCATTTGCAGCAACTGGAATTCGGTTAGCTACACATACCGCGAATCGACTTATCAAAGAAGATCAACAATTTGGATTAATTGCAGCTTGTGCAGCTGGAGGACAG ggTGTTGGTATGATTATGGAAAGGTACCCTGGTGCTAAGGTTTGA
- the Ski6 gene encoding exosome complex component Ski6 isoform X2 translates to MEVLISNRPRGSTGRNTTKGIVNCQYSMAVFSLSSGERKRKPRGDRKSQERSLQLKHAMEAIIHLEIYPRSQIDIYVEALQVDGSEYCASVNAATLALIDAGIPIKNYAIGCTVTLINNPSLEDEDNTLGRGVLDANYLEECAPGVTLSVVALPNSDSTSKDGLIVVAQGAGQRLHLSQFESLKARVLYGCQDIKTILDHAVRQYLTEQSLPSLFHVALN, encoded by the exons ATGGAAGTGCTTATATCGAACAGG CCAAGAGGTTCTACAGGAAGGAATACAACTAAAGGCATAGTGAATTGTCAATATAGCATGGCGGTATTTAGTTTATCTTCTGGAGAACGTAAACGCAAACCAAGAGGAGACAGAAAATCGCAAGAAAGATCTCTTCAATTAAAACACGCAATGGAAGCCATAATACATTTAGAAATATATCCACGTTCACAGATAGATATTTATGTAGAAGCATTACAAGTTGATGGAAGTGAATATTGTGCATCTGTAAATGCAGCTACACTTGCTTTAATTGATGCTGGAATTCCTATCAag aattaTGCCATAGGTTGCACTGtaacattaattaataatccatCTTTGGAAGATGAAGATAATACATTAGGGAGAGGAGTACTGGATGCAAATTATCTAGAAGAATGTGCTCCTGGTGTTACTTTGTCTGTTGTTGCTTTACCAAATAGTGATAGTACATCAAAAGATGGTTTGATAGTAGTAGCGCAAGGAGCAGGCCAAAGGTTACATTTGTCTCAATTTGAGTCTTTAAAAGCTCGTGTATTATATGGATGTCAAGATATAAAAACTATTTTAGATCACGCAGTTAGACAATATTTAACAGAACAATcacttccttctctttttcatgTTGCATTAAATtag
- the Ski6 gene encoding exosome complex component Ski6 isoform X1, whose translation MIEAENIEDQSGLRPDGRRALELRQIRVKMGVFGQADGSAYIEQGNTKILVTVYGPHQPRGSTGRNTTKGIVNCQYSMAVFSLSSGERKRKPRGDRKSQERSLQLKHAMEAIIHLEIYPRSQIDIYVEALQVDGSEYCASVNAATLALIDAGIPIKNYAIGCTVTLINNPSLEDEDNTLGRGVLDANYLEECAPGVTLSVVALPNSDSTSKDGLIVVAQGAGQRLHLSQFESLKARVLYGCQDIKTILDHAVRQYLTEQSLPSLFHVALN comes from the exons ATGATCGAAGcagaaaatattgaagatcAAAGTGGGCTACGTCCAGATGGTAGGCGAGCATTAGAATTAAGGCAGATTCGTGTAAAAATGGGTGTTTTTGGTCAAGCCGATGGAAGTGCTTATATCGAACAGGGTAACACTAAAATTTTGGTTACAGTATATGGGCCTCATCAG CCAAGAGGTTCTACAGGAAGGAATACAACTAAAGGCATAGTGAATTGTCAATATAGCATGGCGGTATTTAGTTTATCTTCTGGAGAACGTAAACGCAAACCAAGAGGAGACAGAAAATCGCAAGAAAGATCTCTTCAATTAAAACACGCAATGGAAGCCATAATACATTTAGAAATATATCCACGTTCACAGATAGATATTTATGTAGAAGCATTACAAGTTGATGGAAGTGAATATTGTGCATCTGTAAATGCAGCTACACTTGCTTTAATTGATGCTGGAATTCCTATCAag aattaTGCCATAGGTTGCACTGtaacattaattaataatccatCTTTGGAAGATGAAGATAATACATTAGGGAGAGGAGTACTGGATGCAAATTATCTAGAAGAATGTGCTCCTGGTGTTACTTTGTCTGTTGTTGCTTTACCAAATAGTGATAGTACATCAAAAGATGGTTTGATAGTAGTAGCGCAAGGAGCAGGCCAAAGGTTACATTTGTCTCAATTTGAGTCTTTAAAAGCTCGTGTATTATATGGATGTCAAGATATAAAAACTATTTTAGATCACGCAGTTAGACAATATTTAACAGAACAATcacttccttctctttttcatgTTGCATTAAATtag
- the Mrps31 gene encoding mitochondrial ribosomal protein S31 — translation MLATFLLSKTTKTQIILPFQRLNITFNVIRTNSSSDSSSSDSDSDAEISNKIDDKLSGIDYLQSAKAARKRRQIEYELTKAAQILTTTSDQDKGKILSVLFDNINKIQTVDNILSKSNKDKAKNKTRTISNESKVPQKSSIIPKLESQQKKIRDVNDKFERKHETQKEPSIIEMLKSQSSKVKDIDDKFEIKYGRRIEPSIIPKLESQREKIRDVNDKFKRKDETEKEPSIIEMLKTQSSKVKDIDDKFEIKYERTEPSIIYKLKSQQKKVRDVSDKLGRKHETQKEPSIIEMLKTQSSKVKDIDDKFEIKYERRIEPSIIPKLESQREKIRDVNDKFKRKDETEKEPSIIEMLKTQSSKVKDIDDKFEIKYERTEPSIIYKLKSQQKKVRDVSVKLVKKHETQKEPSIIGMLKYVAQKKPTIIGKLIKQQKGSSIIDDNESNNTDYERIFDDCLENTDVPKFKIWDTWEREQLQLSVSKYPTNAFQEMIEWSKEGKLWKFPIDNEQGMEKEQNVHFSKHVFLERELTPWCPPKGPIRHFMELVCVGLSKNPYMTIEEKYDHIMWYKNYFKDKHDLLEKLGVAG, via the exons atgtTAGCtacgtttcttctttcgaa GACTACTAAAACTCAAATTATATTGCCATTTCAAAGGTTAAATATTACGTTTAATGTAATAAGAACTAATTCATCATctgattcttcttcttctgattcggattctgatgctgaaatttctaataaaattgatgat AAATTAAGTGGTATAGACTACTTACAAAGTGCAAAAGCAGCACGAAAAAGAAGACAAATAG AGTATGAGTTAACCAAAGCAGCCCAAATTTTAACTACAACATCAGACCAAGATAAAggaaaaattctttcagttttgttcgataatatcaataaaattcaGACTGTAGATAATATATTAAGTAAAAG TAATAAAGATAAAGCTAAAAATAAGACAAGGACTATTAGTAACGAATCTAAAGTACCACAAAAATCATCTATCATTCCTAAGCTAGAAAGTcagcaaaaaaaaataaggGATGTCAATGATAAGTTTGAAAGAAAACATGAAACACAAAAAGAACCATCAATAATTGAAATGCTTAAAAGCCAGTCAAGTAAGGTAAAGGATATTGATGataagtttgaaataaaatatggaaGACGAATAGAACCATCTATAATTCCTAAGCTAGAAAGTCAGCGAGAAAAAATAAGGGATGTCAATGATaagtttaaaagaaaagatgaaacagaaaaagaacCATCAATAATTGAAATGCTTAAAACCCAATCGAGTAAGGTAAAGGATATTGATGataagtttgaaataaaatatgaaagaacgGAACCATCTATAATTTACAAGCTAAAAAGTCAGCAAAAGAAAGTAAGGGATGTTAGTGATAAGCTTGGAAGAAAACACGAAACACAAAAGGAACCATCAATAATTGAAATGCTCAAAACCCAATCGAGTAAGGTAAAGGATATTGATGataagtttgaaataaaatatgaaagacgAATAGAACCATCTATAATTCCTAAGCTAGAAAGTCAGCGAGAAAAAATAAGGGATGTCAATGATaagtttaaaagaaaagatgaaacagaaaaagaacCATCAATAATTGAAATGCTTAAAACCCAATCGAGTAAGGTAAAGGATATTGATGataagtttgaaataaaatatgaaagaacgGAACCATCTATAATTTACAAGCTAAAAAGTCAGCAAAAGAAAGTAAGGGATGTTAGTGTTAAGCTTGTAAAGAAGCATGAAACACAAAAGGAACCATCAATAATTGGGATGCTAAAATATGTAGCTCAGAAAAAACCAACTATAATTGGAAAACTAATAAAGCAGCAAAAAGGATCCAGCATCATTGATGATAATGAGAG caATAATACAGATTATGAAAGAATCTTCGACGATTGTTTGGAAAATACTGATGTtcctaaatttaaaatatgggACACTTGGGAAAGGGAGCAATTGCAACTTTCAGTATCTAAATACCCTACAAATGCATTTCAAGAAATGATTGAATGGTCTAAAGAAGGAAAACTATGGAAATTTCCTATAGATAATGAACAAG GGATGGAAAAGGAGCAAAATGTGCATTTCTCAAAGCATGTATTCTTAGAACGTGAGTTGACACCATGGTGTCCTCCTAAGGGTCCAATACGACATTTTATGGAATTGGTATGTGTTGGACTTTCAAAGAACCCATATATGACAATTGAAGAAAAGTATGATCATATAATGtggtataaaaattattttaaggaTAAACatgatttattagaaaaattaggaGTTGCAGGATAG